From a region of the Nonlabens sp. Hel1_33_55 genome:
- a CDS encoding MauE/DoxX family redox-associated membrane protein has protein sequence MWKKISLILFIIFYGFAGINHFLNPETYEQLIPNWLGDSAIINLVAGVVEIAVAILAIFKPTRKWAGYLTIAMLLAFIISHVYYIQLGHCAGDLCLDPWIGWIRLVVIHPLLIYWAYRISNY, from the coding sequence ATGTGGAAGAAAATCTCTTTGATTCTATTCATCATATTTTACGGGTTTGCCGGTATCAATCATTTCCTGAATCCAGAAACCTACGAGCAACTCATTCCTAATTGGCTAGGCGATTCTGCTATAATCAATTTGGTAGCTGGCGTTGTTGAGATCGCCGTTGCAATTCTAGCTATTTTCAAACCTACCAGAAAGTGGGCTGGTTACCTCACTATAGCGATGCTGCTGGCGTTCATCATTTCTCATGTTTACTATATCCAGCTGGGTCACTGTGCTGGAGATTTGTGCTTAGATCCTTGGATAGGTTGGATACGACTCGTTGTTATTCACCCTTTGTTGATCTATTGGGCGTATCGTATAAGTAACTATTGA